The genomic segment GTCCTGGGGAAGATGGAAAGCACGGATTTCATTCATGTCTCCCTCTGTGACTTGCATTTTGTAAGTTGCCGCACATAAATGGAATTCCCATTACACTGTGTGAACACTGAAAGCAGAGAGCAGacctgctggaaacagtgacagatgtgACCTTGTTCTCAAGAAGCTCACGTGTGTCTGGGCTCCTCAGGTAACAAGTCACAGCTGCGAGAGGACAAAAAGGGCATCAGAAAGGGAGGTGGGCTCACAGTGACACCTGCTGCCTCTGGGACACGCCTGCCCCCAGGGAACAGTTCAGGGATGAACAAACAGACCTCCCACAAAGCCACATTCAAGTGCGTCCTCTTACTACCCTTGTACATACGTGTCACTCATGACCTCGGAGAAATTAAGCATTTGGCTCTAAGGAATCACCTCAAGCCACAATCCCAAGTGGAGGGTGAGAAAGTCAGTGGATGAGACTGAAGAGAGCTAAAACAGCCCCAGGAACAATGACAAGTATCCCCTGCTTTTCCAAAGTTCACCTTACTTTACTTCACTTCTACGAAGGGCCTATGTCAGCACCTATTTCTGATggtccaaaataaataagtaaataaataaataaagatccaAAGACAAATTTTGGTCTCATTTAAAATGCCAAAACTCTAAACAGCGTTCAGTGTACGTTTTAGAGGGAGAGGCATGGCGCTCCCCATGCAGGGAGACTGGCCCCACTGAGCTCCTTCCTCGGAAGCCACACCCCACATCTCAGCATCAAGTCCCACAGCCCTGAAGCCTCTCTGGGAGCACCTGTGCTTCCCTTGTGTATGCTTATTTGGGGCATCGACTAGCAGAACGTGTCCTCGGGTCCCTGCTTCTTTGCTGTATGCTCTCTGGGCTTATGAAAGGCGTCCTAGGAGTGCTCTGCTTTCAGAGGGCGGGGAAGCCTGGACTCAGCACTACAAGTGGGATCTGCCCTTTCCAGCCTCCATACAACCTCTCAGTCAGGTCACCATGCCAGCGTCAGCCACTCTGTGAATTACCCTGCCTTTCACCCCTGTGTGAATGTTTCCCGATTTCACAAGCATGCTTTTACTTAGTGTAGGAAAACTTACCAGGATGTCTTATTACTCATTTTTCTTAGGGTGCCCTCTAGCAGTGATTATCTAGTTAGCTTTCACTTCCTACTAATCTCAGGAACCTTGCTCTATAAAAATTAGGCTTCAGACACAAATTAATGGACTGAATATATTTTCTGTGATTCTGGGTTTTGACTTACTTGTCTAGTTTCTTTTCCAAGGACTTTCTTTTAGTTTCTCTAGGTAGTGTTGCTTATATTTTTCCAACTCTGCTTTATTAGAATCTTCAAAAGTTTTCCTCTTGGAGAGTTCAGATCCCAAGTCTTTAATTCTGAGTTCCATCTGACGTCTTATGGAAGCAATATGCTCCTCTTGGAACTGCTGCAAATTTTCTTCAGATGCTGCTTGTATCTAagtcaaatttaaaaagatacttttGTTAATGATTATAACCTGAATATGTGTTCCATTCAGTTTTGAGTCAGGAATTCAGACGGCGATTTTAAATGCGAAAATAAGAAAATTGGAACTTGAAAATAATCATCGTCAAGGCGACATGAATTAAATctgaattataaaattaatgtgGACTCAATGTTCTAGTGGTTATagtagtctcctgcattgcaggcggattctttaccaactaggcGATCAGGGAAGACCATATTAAAACATTACTAAAGCAAACTGCTGTTGTCATAAGCCCATATATTTATCACTACCCCGGCCCGTGCTTTCCTGTCTCTTGAAATGTTCCCTGCAGATCAACTTGACAATTCAAACACAGAAATACTTTCAAGTTTCAAGAACTATCTTTTCAAGGCCCAAGGGGTAAGACACCACAATTCAGCCTGTTTCTCTCTGATCCTCTCTAGCACTTTTACACAGGTACAGGTACCAAAGAAACATACACTTGTTGGAAGACTGGGACTCACACACGCCACACTACACACTATTGTttctaaaatagataactaaggagGACcaactctatagcacagggaactcaacacTCTGTAACAGCCCATATGGAAAAAGTGTTTTTATAAAGAgcggatatacatatatacacataagtgattcactttgctgcacccctgacactaacacaacattgtaaaccaactgtacTCTCTAAACTTCTTCGCCAGAGAAGAACGGAAGGAAGAGACACAAACATTTGACTATAGACTGACCTGGCATTATGCAGCAATTTTTAGATAAAACTCACTTCGGAACCCAAAGTGTAGGGTAGGAAAATCAGGATATTGTCACTGTcttcaaattaaaaacaataagcaGCCCGGTGGCGGCAAGACGCACGCACCGGCCAAGCCCACCGCTGGAGCCCCCGGGCATTCTCTGGGCGCCCTGCCGGACCCACGCGGAGGGGGCCCGGGATCGACCGCCAGCTGCGTGCTCCTCAGGCCAGATGGTGACCGCCTGCCCTCCCGCCTCCCAGGGCCCCATTTCCGGCTCCCACGCCCCCTTCGCTGCAGGCCCCGCTCACAACGCCCCGAGGCGCCGGCCCGCGTGTCCCACTGACAGAGCCCCTTACCCGGCTCacacgccccccgcccccctccccgggcCTCCCGCCACGCGCCGGCCCGGTTCGCCGCTCACACGCTGCCTGCTCACGCTCCCCGCTCACACGCgcccctctccccgccccgcGCCAGCGAAGTTCGCCGCTCACACGCTGCCGGCTCACGCTCCACGCTCACACGCGCCCCTCTCCCCGCTCCCCGCCGACCCGGGTCCCGCTCACACGCTGCCGGCTCACGCTCCACGCTCACACGCgcccctctccccgccccgcGCCAGCCAAGTTCGCCGCTCACACGCTGCCGGCTCACGCTCCCCGCTCACACGCACCCCTCTCCCCGCCGACCCGGGTCCCGGTCTCACGCTGCCGGCTCACGCTCCCCGCTCACACGCGCCCCTCTCCCCGCCGACCCGGGTCCCGGTCTCACGCTGCCGGCTCACGCTCCCCGCTCACACGCGCCCCTCTCCCCGCTCCCCGCCGGCCCGGCTCGTCGCTCACACGCTGCCGGCTCACGCTCCCCGCTCACACGCGCCCCTCTCCCCGCCGACCCGGGTCCCGGTCACACGCTGCCGGCTCACGCTCCCCCCTCACACGCGCCCCTCTCCCCGCCGACCCGGCTCCCGCTCACACGCGCCCCTCTCCCCACATCCTGCCGGCCCGGCTCCCGCTCACACGCTGCCGGCTCCCGTTCCCCGCTCCCCGCCGGCCCGGCTCGCCGCTCACACGCCCCCCTCGCCCCAGTGCGCCAGGACGCGCTCCCCGCTCTCACGACCGCCAACGCCGGCACGCGCTCCCCGGCCGCACGCCCCACGCGCAGGCGCACGTCAGGCTCGCCGCCCACACAACCCCCGCCCCCAGGCGCCGGCCGGTGCTCGCCGCTCACACGCAGCCGGCTCACGCTGCCTGCTCACACGCACCCCTCTTCCCGCTCCCCGCCGGCCCGGCTCCCGCTCACACGCGCCCCTCCGGCCGCTCCCCGCCGGCCCGGCTCGCCGCTCACACGCCGCCCTCGCCGCAGTGCGCGGGCAGCGCTCTCCGCTCTCACGACCCCCGACGCCGGCACGCGCTCCCCGGCCGCACGCCCCCCGCGCAGGCGCACTCGCGGCTCGCCGCCCACACAACCCGCGCCCCCAGGATCGGCGAGCGTGCTCGCCGCTCACACGCCTCCCGCGCGCCGCGGACGCTCTCAGAGGCCCGGCCTAAGTTCCCCGCCTGGCGCCTGCGCCAGGGTCTGCGAGAAGGCCCTGGAGCCGCCCCGCGCGGCCGAGGGAAGGCGGCCTGAGGCGGGGCGCCGTGAGGGCGGAGGCGAGCGGGCGGCTCCCGGGCCGCTGCTCCGGGGCCGCGCAGCCGCGAGCGGGCTGGCGGGGGCGCCTGTGGCTCCACTCCGTGGCTGTGGGCAGGTCGGTTTCGGCAGCTTCCCGCGCGCGGGCGTCGCCGCCACCGCCTCTGCGCCCCGCGCTGCCCGCCGTCCTCGAAGCCTCTGTGCGCGCCGGCTCCGGTGGGCGTCTCGCCCCGGTGACGCGCGGAGAGACCAGGAGATGGGATGCTGGAGCTCAGGTGAGAGTGACACCGGGGAGGTGGGGACAGGGTAGCTCGGAGTTAGGGCCGCGCCCTGAGGGCTGCGGTGAGGGTAGCCCCACCGGGGAGCGGACCATGCAaacaccctcccctccccgcctggGAAGGGCGGGCAGCAAGGGGACTCTGGAGCCTGAGGTTCGCTCTTACACAAGGCATTTGAGAGAAGCCATGAGATTACTCTGTGTCTAGATGGCTGTCGCAGCTCTTATGGCTCatctggtcaagaatctgcctgcaatgtgggagacctggattcagtccctgggttgggaagatcccctggagaagggaaaggctactcactccactattctggcatggactgtcccaaagagtcagactttgcaaagagtcagagtgagcgactttcacttcactaattaAGGTGCTTCCCCACGGATGATGgggcttccctcctagctcagtcggtaaagaatctgcctgcagtgcagcagacccgggttcgattcttgggttgggaagctcctctggaaaaggaaatggcaacgcactccagtattcctgcctggagaatcccatggacagaggagcctggcgctctacagtccatgggcttgccagagtgggacacgatttagggactaaaccaccacgtAGCACTTTGGGGAACGGATCGGATGGAAGAAAGGCTGGTTCTTGGTGGGTTAGAATAGACAGCAGGAGAGATGGATGTGGTCAGCAGCCCGGTCGGGGGTCGCTGAACACCGTGTCCTGAGACGACAGGTCTTGTAGGTACAAGGACAGGGGTGGAGGTAAGAGGAGTAGCCGGGGAGGGGAGGGACCGCGTctctggaggcttctctcaggtagcAGAGGAAACATCCGGCAGTCAGCAGGAAGAGCGTTTGGGTCAGGTGAGTCTTGTTTTGAACACCCAAGAGCACTTAGTCTGACACTTGGGCCATTtaacagatggggaagctgagccACTGGAATTACGCATCAGGTTAAAGGGCTTGTCTGAACTTGGAGCTGTTGGAAGCAGAGCCCCAACTTGAACAGTTTTCTTTGGTTGCAGTCTGTTATTCTTGCAACTTCAGGCAGTTACCTTATCTAAAAAGTTAGGAGACCACAGTGGGAGGTTCCCTGGAGCCCTAGAACTCAGAGgggttgttcagtccctaagccaTGCCCCAGTCTTTATGGCCGCATGTACTgaggcaggacaccaggcttccctgttcttccctgtctctctgagtttgctcaaattcatgtccattgggtcagtgatgtcatccaaccatctcaccctctgtagcccccttctccttggTCATatcctgaatctttcccagcatcagggtctcttccaatgagtcaggtctttacatcaggtggccaaagtattggagcttcagcatcagcatcggtccttccaagggatgttcagggttgatttccttttggattggctggattgatttccttgctgtccaagggactctcaagagtcttctctaacaaaagcatcaattcttcggtgcttagtctttatggtccaactctcataaccgtacatgactcctggagaaatcatagctttgactatagggacttttgtctgcaaagtggtatctctgctttttaaaatgctctctaggcttgtcatagcttttcttccaaggagccagggtCTTTAAATTTCATCGCTGCTGTCACCATCCGCAATGacttaggagcccaagaaaataaattctgccactgttatcatttttccccccatctatttgcggtgaagtgatgggactggataccatgatcttagtttttgaatgctgagttttaagccagatgtTTGAGAGGGGTGGAGGCTTTCCAGTAAGTCCCCACTAGGGTGGGAAGACTAGATCACACGGGGAGAAAGGAGTGCAAAGGCGCAGACACTGCCCACAGGTGCTGGCTTTTCAGCCTGTGAGTCCAACTGTCTGTTTCGCTCAGACTTGAAGTGTTGGTTTCCCACTTTGGGAAGTGGCAGGGTGGAGGGGGGGAATCAGGGGTGAACTTACAAGTGTAAAATCACTGGCTTTTCTGGGTCTTAGAGGGCGTCAGTGCACCTTTTCCTGCAGTCCTGGCTGCCTTTGGGGGCTGGCCACTGGGACAGCTGAGCTGGGTTAGACTAAGAATTGGTCTTGATCTGATTGACCCCTCACACCCTGGACCCACACATGCTTTCGAGAATCATGCCTCCGTGGCAGATGGTAGCTGGTTGAGAGTAGGGACTCTGCCTTTTTCATTCCAGAATCCCTCATGGTTAGGTGCTGTGTTTGGCAGATTGGAATGATGCCCTCTGTATCTGCAGAACTGATAACCGTTTGAGTCTTTAGGAGAACTATCTTGAGTTCCCAGGGGCTTACAGCTGGAGGTGGGAGCACAAAATGATGCAATTCCCAGTGTGAATTTTAAcagtttaaatcttaaaaaaaataaattaaaatttagatcTGGAAACTCGATTGTATCTTTACAAGTTTATTTCATA from the Dama dama isolate Ldn47 chromosome 23, ASM3311817v1, whole genome shotgun sequence genome contains:
- the LOC133045276 gene encoding uncharacterized protein LOC133045276; translated protein: MVTACPPASQGPISGSHAPFAAGPAHNAPRRRPACPTDRAPYPAHTPPAPLPGPPATRRPGSPLTRCLLTLPAHTRPSPRPAPAKFAAHTLPAHAPRSHAPLSPLPADPGPAHTLPAHAPRSHAPLSPPRASQVRRSHAAGSRSPLTRTPLPADPGPGLTLPAHAPRSHAPLSPPTRVPVSRCRLTLPAHTRPSPRSPPARLVAHTLPAHAPRSHAPLSPPTRVPVTRCRLTLPPHTRPSPRRPGSRSHAPLSPHPAVRQDALPALTTANAGTRSPAARPTRRRTSGSPPTQPPPPGAGRCSPLTRSRLTLPAHTHPSSRSPPARLPLTRAPPAAPRRPGSPLTRRPRRSARAALSALTTPDAGTRSPAARPPRRRTRGSPPTQPAPPGSASVLAAHTPPARRGRSQRPGLSSPPGACARVCEKALEPPRAAEGRRPEAGRREGGGERAAPGPLLRGRAAASGLAGAPVAPLRGCGQVGFGSFPRAGVAATASAPRAARRPRSLCARRLRWASRPGDARRDQEMGCWSSGESDTGEVGTG